The following are encoded in a window of Magnolia sinica isolate HGM2019 chromosome 11, MsV1, whole genome shotgun sequence genomic DNA:
- the LOC131218698 gene encoding serine/threonine-protein kinase CTR1-like isoform X1: MPQNQQISAFLTRSPDQRVDFAEKTIPDHGKKHCRVRFNVESDRGASPIVTEASIGQNLIGSDPFTSRPFQIWNKVGSFGDRKLNHAVYLRLRGSDEGPGVSVGTDMIDAQDRAPGRQSSLQRLSSGSSYAGSLFSMVDGSSLTDAKDSAPWKGLQGEGGSREEGSRENWVQRMRESYCLQLTLAVRLASQASLAEEMHLLQDGVPEICGISSDAEKVSYRLWVNGCLSYSDKISDGFYNILGMSPYLWVMCNELEEGRQLPSLAALRAVDPSDSQMEVVLFDKREDICLKELEDKALELYYGLGNTLKLVEKLGQLVSNFMGGAFQMQQGDLYIQWKLCSKKLRDCHQCIVLPVGSLSMGLCRHRAILFKKLADYIGLPCRIAQGCKYCTSEYPSSCLVKIGDDRQSLREYVVDLVGEPGNVHYPDSLVNGTMLSSIPSPFQISLLKGCEESYSDDASWNHTLDPEHAGIFLVDPQTSGKEETQKIETNSLSPGVVNANCLLLTSDNDGEKSGEFLRKEFQPVQDVELQENVKVAVYYPTVKELEIKEVSVMPLEPEDDRTRCSQSKKLVSDQDSVSKDLDAVAGISIDGHYRVGENKSLIKESYMEGLVSYHTLITNNRANQTKIEVSDEIKLREAENRRGFANVTLPHYVNLEPSLAMDWLEISWDELHVKERIGAGSFGTVHLAEWHGSDVAVKVLTDQDFHEDQLKDFLREVAIMKRVRHPNVVLFMGAVTKPPHLSIVTEYLPRGSLYRLIHRAAAGDILDKRRRLRMALDVAKGINYLHCLSPPIVHWDLKSPNLLVDKNWAVKVCDFGLSRFKANTFISSKSVAGTPEWMAPEFLRGEPTNEKSDVYSFGVILWELVTMQQPWSGLSHAQVVGAVAFQNRRLAIPPNTSPVLVALMEACWADDPKQRPSFGSIVESLKKFLKTPHQLIQMGNP; encoded by the exons ATGCCTCAAAATCAGCAGATTTCCGCTTTCCTAACCCGATCTCCAGATCAACGGGTGGATTTTGCCGAGAAAACGATCCCAGATCACGGGAAGAAGCATTGTAGAGTTCGATTTAATGTGGAAAGTGACAGGGGAGCGTCTCCGATTGTGACAGAGGCCTCGATTGGGCAGAATCTGATCGGATCGGATCCTTTCACGAGCCGTCCTTTCCAGATATGGAACAAGGTTGGATCTTTTGGTGATCGGAAGCTGAACCACGCTGTTTATCTTCGGTTGAGGGGCAGTGATGAAGGCCCGGGGGTTTCGGTTGGGACGGATATGATTGACGCCCAGGATCGTGCTCCGGGCCGTCAGTCCTCGTTGCAGAGGTTGTCCAGCGGGAGCAGTTATGCTGGGAGcctgttttcaatggtggatgggAGTTCATTGACTGATGCAAAGGATTCAGCACCTTGGAAGGGGTTACAGGGGGAGGGAGGATCGAGAGAGGAAGGGAGTAGGGAGAATTGGGTGCAGAGGATGAGAGAGAGCTACTGTTTACAGCTCACTCTTGCAGTTCGCCTCGCATCACAGGCTTCTCTGGCAGAAGAGATGCATCTTTTGCAGGACGGCGTGCCGGAGATTTGCGGCATTTCTTCCGATGCCGAGAAGGTGTCATACCGCCTTTGG GTTAATGGATGCTTGTCATATTCTGACAAGATATCTGATGGGTTCTATAATATTCTGGGAATGAGTCCATATTTATGGGTGATGTGCAATGAATTGGAGGAAGGAAGACAACTACCTTCTTTAGCAGCACTTAGAGCAGTTGATCCCAGCGATTCACAGATGGAGGTGGTCCTTTTTGATAAACGTGAAGACATATGCCTTAAAGAGCTTGAAGATAAAGCACTAGAACTTTACTATGGTTTGGGGAATACATTGAAGTTAGTGGAGAAACTCGGCCAGCTTGTTTCTAACTTCATGGG GGGTGCCTTTCAGATGCAGCAGGGTGATCTGTACATCCAGTGGAAATTATGTAGCAAAAAATTGAGAGATTGTCATCAATGCATTGTGCTCCCTGTTGGTAGCCTATCCATGGGACTTTGCAGGCATCGGGCTATTCTTTTCAAG AAGTTGGCTGACTACATTGGCTTGCCATGTCGGATAGCTCAAGGCTGCAAGTACTGCACATCAGAATATCCCTCATCATGTCTTGTCAAAATTGGAGATGACAGGCAGTCATTGAG GGAGTATGTAGTTGATTTGGTTGGGGAGCCAGGGAATGTCCATTATCCAGATTCCTTAGTAAATGGTACAATGCTTTCATCAATACCTTCACCCTTCCAAATCTCACTTCTAAAAGGTTGCGAAGAGTCTTATAGTGATGATGCATCATGGAATCATACACTTGACCCAGAGCATGCAGGCATTTTCCTCGTGGATCCTCAAACTTCAG GTAAAGAGGAAACTCAAAAAATTGAAACAAACAGCCTTTCCCCAGGGGTTGTTAATGCAAATTGTCTCCTTTTAACAAGTGATAACGATGGAGAGAAATCTGGCGAATTCTTGAGAAAAGAATTCCAGCCTGTTCAGGATGTTGAATTGCAAGAAAATGTAAAGGTTGCTGTTTACTATCCGACTGTTAAAGAACTCGAAATAAAGGAAGTGTCAGTGATGCCTCTGGAGCCTGAAGATGATAGGACTCGCTGCAGTCAAAGCAAGAAATTGGTATCTGATCAAGATAGTGTATCAAAAGATCTGGATGCTGTTGCAGGCATCTCCATAGATGGACATTACAGGGTTGGCGAGAACAAAAGTCTCATTAAAGAATCTTACATGGAGGGCTTGGTTTCATACCACACTCTAATTACAAACAATAGGGCCAATCAAACTAAGATAGAAGTATCTGATGAAATAAAGCTGAGGGAGGCTGAGAATAGAAGGGGCTTTGCTAATGTCACCTTGCCACATTATGTGAATCTTGAACCTTCTCTTGCTATGGACTGGCTCGAGATATCATGGGATGAATTGCATGTCAAAGAGCGGATTGGTGCTG GTTCATTTGGGACAGTGCACCTTGCTGAATGGCATGGATCG gatgttgccgttaaggttcttacagatcaggactttcatgaggatcaactgaaggactttctaagggag GTTGCGATAATGAAACGTGTACGCCATCCAAATGTTGTTCTCTTTATGGGTGCTGTTACAAAGCCTCCTCATCTTTCAATTGTGACAGAGTACCTACCGAG GGGTAGCCTTTACCGACTCATACATAGAGCAGCAGCAGGAGACATCTTGGATAAAAGGAGGAGGTTACGAATGGCACTTGATGTG GCCAAGGGCATCAATTATCTCCATTGCCTTAGCCCTCCTATAGTTCACTGGGATCTCAAATCTCCTAATTTGTTGGTAGACAAGAACTGGGCCGTGAAG GTATGTGATTTTGGGTTGTCCCGATTCAAGGCAAACACTTTCATATCATCAAAATCTGTTGCTGGAACG CCTGAGTGGATGGCTCCTGAATTCTTGCGTGGGGAGCCCACAAATGAAAAGTCTGATGTGTACAGCTTTGGGGTGATCTTATGGGAGCTTGTGACAATGCAACAGCCTTGGAGTGGACTTAGCCATGCACAG GTAGTCGGAGCTGTTGCTTTCCAGAACAGAAGGCTTGCGATCCCACCAAATACCAGCCCTGTATTGGTTGCCCTCATGGAGGCTTGTTGGGCTGA
- the LOC131218698 gene encoding serine/threonine-protein kinase CTR1-like isoform X2 has product MPQNQQISAFLTRSPDQRVDFAEKTIPDHGKKHCRVRFNVESDRGASPIVTEASIGQNLIGSDPFTSRPFQIWNKVGSFGDRKLNHAVYLRLRGSDEGPGVSVGTDMIDAQDRAPGRQSSLQRLSSGSSYAGSLFSMVDGSSLTDAKDSAPWKGLQGEGGSREEGSRENWVQRMRESYCLQLTLAVRLASQASLAEEMHLLQDGVPEICGISSDAEKVSYRLWVNGCLSYSDKISDGFYNILGMSPYLWVMCNELEEGRQLPSLAALRAVDPSDSQMEVVLFDKREDICLKELEDKALELYYGLGNTLKLVEKLGQLVSNFMGGAFQMQQGDLYIQWKLCSKKLRDCHQCIVLPVGSLSMGLCRHRAILFKKLADYIGLPCRIAQGCKYCTSEYPSSCLVKIGDDRQSLREYVVDLVGEPGNVHYPDSLVNGTMLSSIPSPFQISLLKGCEESYSDDASWNHTLDPEHAGIFLVDPQTSGKEETQKIETNSLSPGVVNANCLLLTSDNDGEKSGEFLRKEFQPVQDVELQENVKVAVYYPTVKELEIKEVSVMPLEPEDDRTRCSQSKKLVSDQDSVSKDLDAVAGISIDGHYRVGENKSLIKESYMEGLVSYHTLITNNRANQTKIEVSDEIKLREAENRRGFANVTLPHYVNLEPSLAMDWLEISWDELHVKERIGAGSFGTVHLAEWHGSDVAVKVLTDQDFHEDQLKDFLREVAIMKRVRHPNVVLFMGAVTKPPHLSIVTEYLPRGSLYRLIHRAAAGDILDKRRRLRMALDVAKGINYLHCLSPPIVHWDLKSPNLLVDKNWAVKVCDFGLSRFKANTFISSKSVAGTPEWMAPEFLRGEPTNEKSDVYSFGVILWELVTMQQPWSGLSHAQ; this is encoded by the exons ATGCCTCAAAATCAGCAGATTTCCGCTTTCCTAACCCGATCTCCAGATCAACGGGTGGATTTTGCCGAGAAAACGATCCCAGATCACGGGAAGAAGCATTGTAGAGTTCGATTTAATGTGGAAAGTGACAGGGGAGCGTCTCCGATTGTGACAGAGGCCTCGATTGGGCAGAATCTGATCGGATCGGATCCTTTCACGAGCCGTCCTTTCCAGATATGGAACAAGGTTGGATCTTTTGGTGATCGGAAGCTGAACCACGCTGTTTATCTTCGGTTGAGGGGCAGTGATGAAGGCCCGGGGGTTTCGGTTGGGACGGATATGATTGACGCCCAGGATCGTGCTCCGGGCCGTCAGTCCTCGTTGCAGAGGTTGTCCAGCGGGAGCAGTTATGCTGGGAGcctgttttcaatggtggatgggAGTTCATTGACTGATGCAAAGGATTCAGCACCTTGGAAGGGGTTACAGGGGGAGGGAGGATCGAGAGAGGAAGGGAGTAGGGAGAATTGGGTGCAGAGGATGAGAGAGAGCTACTGTTTACAGCTCACTCTTGCAGTTCGCCTCGCATCACAGGCTTCTCTGGCAGAAGAGATGCATCTTTTGCAGGACGGCGTGCCGGAGATTTGCGGCATTTCTTCCGATGCCGAGAAGGTGTCATACCGCCTTTGG GTTAATGGATGCTTGTCATATTCTGACAAGATATCTGATGGGTTCTATAATATTCTGGGAATGAGTCCATATTTATGGGTGATGTGCAATGAATTGGAGGAAGGAAGACAACTACCTTCTTTAGCAGCACTTAGAGCAGTTGATCCCAGCGATTCACAGATGGAGGTGGTCCTTTTTGATAAACGTGAAGACATATGCCTTAAAGAGCTTGAAGATAAAGCACTAGAACTTTACTATGGTTTGGGGAATACATTGAAGTTAGTGGAGAAACTCGGCCAGCTTGTTTCTAACTTCATGGG GGGTGCCTTTCAGATGCAGCAGGGTGATCTGTACATCCAGTGGAAATTATGTAGCAAAAAATTGAGAGATTGTCATCAATGCATTGTGCTCCCTGTTGGTAGCCTATCCATGGGACTTTGCAGGCATCGGGCTATTCTTTTCAAG AAGTTGGCTGACTACATTGGCTTGCCATGTCGGATAGCTCAAGGCTGCAAGTACTGCACATCAGAATATCCCTCATCATGTCTTGTCAAAATTGGAGATGACAGGCAGTCATTGAG GGAGTATGTAGTTGATTTGGTTGGGGAGCCAGGGAATGTCCATTATCCAGATTCCTTAGTAAATGGTACAATGCTTTCATCAATACCTTCACCCTTCCAAATCTCACTTCTAAAAGGTTGCGAAGAGTCTTATAGTGATGATGCATCATGGAATCATACACTTGACCCAGAGCATGCAGGCATTTTCCTCGTGGATCCTCAAACTTCAG GTAAAGAGGAAACTCAAAAAATTGAAACAAACAGCCTTTCCCCAGGGGTTGTTAATGCAAATTGTCTCCTTTTAACAAGTGATAACGATGGAGAGAAATCTGGCGAATTCTTGAGAAAAGAATTCCAGCCTGTTCAGGATGTTGAATTGCAAGAAAATGTAAAGGTTGCTGTTTACTATCCGACTGTTAAAGAACTCGAAATAAAGGAAGTGTCAGTGATGCCTCTGGAGCCTGAAGATGATAGGACTCGCTGCAGTCAAAGCAAGAAATTGGTATCTGATCAAGATAGTGTATCAAAAGATCTGGATGCTGTTGCAGGCATCTCCATAGATGGACATTACAGGGTTGGCGAGAACAAAAGTCTCATTAAAGAATCTTACATGGAGGGCTTGGTTTCATACCACACTCTAATTACAAACAATAGGGCCAATCAAACTAAGATAGAAGTATCTGATGAAATAAAGCTGAGGGAGGCTGAGAATAGAAGGGGCTTTGCTAATGTCACCTTGCCACATTATGTGAATCTTGAACCTTCTCTTGCTATGGACTGGCTCGAGATATCATGGGATGAATTGCATGTCAAAGAGCGGATTGGTGCTG GTTCATTTGGGACAGTGCACCTTGCTGAATGGCATGGATCG gatgttgccgttaaggttcttacagatcaggactttcatgaggatcaactgaaggactttctaagggag GTTGCGATAATGAAACGTGTACGCCATCCAAATGTTGTTCTCTTTATGGGTGCTGTTACAAAGCCTCCTCATCTTTCAATTGTGACAGAGTACCTACCGAG GGGTAGCCTTTACCGACTCATACATAGAGCAGCAGCAGGAGACATCTTGGATAAAAGGAGGAGGTTACGAATGGCACTTGATGTG GCCAAGGGCATCAATTATCTCCATTGCCTTAGCCCTCCTATAGTTCACTGGGATCTCAAATCTCCTAATTTGTTGGTAGACAAGAACTGGGCCGTGAAG GTATGTGATTTTGGGTTGTCCCGATTCAAGGCAAACACTTTCATATCATCAAAATCTGTTGCTGGAACG CCTGAGTGGATGGCTCCTGAATTCTTGCGTGGGGAGCCCACAAATGAAAAGTCTGATGTGTACAGCTTTGGGGTGATCTTATGGGAGCTTGTGACAATGCAACAGCCTTGGAGTGGACTTAGCCATGCACAG